Proteins from one Catenuloplanes atrovinosus genomic window:
- a CDS encoding MFS transporter, with amino-acid sequence MTGTLTALRSFDRPVQLLMVNQLTINIGFYMLMPYLAGHLAGDLAMAAWAIGLILGVRNLSQQGMFLLGGVLADRIGYKPLILAGLGLRVAGFGLLGAADTLTALLVASAATGLAGALFNPAVRAYLAADAGDRHTEAFALFNVFYQAGILTGPLIGLALLTASFQWVCTVAALLFAVLLLAQARALPARHAPPASPDESHAGPGWRQPLRHRGFLLFATAMITSYVLNFQIYLGLPIEVRRITGTDTAVAALFAVSGLLTVAGQVRLTAWAKARWSAPQAITRGLALMAAAFLPLAATATLSPAPGAGPWAAALALGPVLAGTVLLTIATMLVYPFEMAAIVTFAGPRLVGTYYGLYNTLAGIGIAAGNLLTGAAIDTATRHGWPALPWLALTATGLLGAAALTGLSRAGHLHPPPPAPAGTPHTARSRGG; translated from the coding sequence GTGACCGGCACCCTGACCGCGCTGCGATCCTTCGACCGGCCCGTGCAACTGTTGATGGTCAACCAGCTGACCATCAACATCGGCTTCTACATGCTCATGCCGTACCTCGCCGGGCATCTCGCCGGTGACCTGGCCATGGCCGCCTGGGCGATCGGCCTGATCCTCGGCGTGCGCAACCTCTCCCAGCAGGGCATGTTCCTGCTCGGCGGCGTCCTGGCCGACAGGATCGGCTACAAACCGCTGATCCTGGCCGGCCTCGGCCTGCGCGTCGCCGGGTTCGGCCTGCTCGGCGCCGCCGACACCCTCACCGCGCTGCTCGTCGCCTCGGCGGCGACCGGGCTGGCCGGGGCGTTGTTCAACCCAGCTGTGCGCGCCTACCTCGCCGCCGACGCCGGCGACCGGCACACCGAAGCGTTCGCCCTGTTCAACGTCTTCTACCAGGCCGGAATCCTGACCGGCCCACTGATCGGCCTGGCCCTGCTCACCGCCTCGTTCCAGTGGGTGTGCACCGTGGCCGCGCTGCTGTTCGCGGTGCTGCTGCTCGCGCAGGCGCGGGCTCTGCCGGCCCGCCACGCCCCACCGGCATCACCGGATGAGTCGCATGCCGGGCCCGGGTGGCGGCAGCCGCTGCGCCACCGCGGCTTCCTGCTGTTCGCCACCGCGATGATCACCTCCTACGTACTGAACTTCCAGATCTACCTCGGCCTGCCCATCGAAGTGCGCCGCATCACCGGTACCGACACCGCCGTCGCGGCCCTGTTCGCAGTCTCCGGGCTGCTCACCGTCGCCGGGCAGGTCCGCCTCACCGCCTGGGCGAAAGCCCGCTGGAGCGCCCCGCAGGCCATCACCCGCGGGCTGGCGCTGATGGCCGCCGCGTTCCTGCCGCTCGCCGCCACCGCCACGCTCAGCCCCGCACCCGGCGCCGGCCCCTGGGCGGCCGCGCTCGCCCTGGGGCCGGTCCTGGCCGGCACGGTGCTGCTGACCATCGCCACGATGTTGGTGTACCCATTCGAGATGGCCGCGATCGTCACGTTCGCCGGGCCACGCCTGGTCGGCACGTACTACGGGCTGTACAACACCCTCGCCGGGATCGGCATCGCCGCCGGGAACCTGCTCACCGGCGCCGCGATCGACACCGCCACCCGCCACGGCTGGCCCGCCCTGCCCTGGCTGGCGCTGACTGCCACCGGCCTGCTCGGCGCCGCCGCACTCACCGGCCTGTCCCGCGCCGGGCACCTGCACCCACCGCCGCCGGCGCCCGCAGGCACACCGCATACCGCCCGCAGCCGCGGCGGCTGA
- a CDS encoding PLP-dependent cysteine synthase family protein — MIDLMGSRLDRRPSPSQLISSSTCHHLDQLVGNTPVLWTPDITDATDRGFWAKLEGHNPGGIKDRPGLHLIQRARERGDLPDGAPIVESTSGTLGLGLALAGLIHGHPVTLVTDPGMETSMRNLLAAYGARIDLVETPHPDGGWQQARRDRVTALREAHGGFCPDQYHNPDNADAYQPLALELAAQLGRVDVLVCSVGTGGHSAGTARVLREFFPGLKLVGVDACGSTIFGQPARTRLMRGLGSSILPRNVDYPAFDEVHWVAAAEAVWACRRLAAGHYISGGWSVGAVALVASWLARTLPGDTRIAAVFPDGPHRYAETVYSDDYCHRHDLLGHPPALGPQQLDHPGEAEATRWTRCTRVIDPAGNTP; from the coding sequence CGACCGGCGGCCTTCACCCAGCCAGCTCATCTCCAGCTCCACCTGCCACCACCTCGACCAGCTCGTCGGGAACACGCCGGTGCTGTGGACCCCGGACATCACCGACGCGACCGACCGTGGGTTCTGGGCCAAACTCGAAGGCCACAACCCCGGCGGGATCAAAGACCGGCCCGGTCTGCACCTCATCCAGCGCGCCCGGGAACGCGGCGACCTGCCCGACGGGGCCCCGATCGTGGAGTCGACCTCCGGCACCCTCGGTCTCGGTCTCGCCCTGGCCGGCCTGATTCACGGCCACCCGGTCACCCTGGTCACCGACCCGGGCATGGAAACGTCGATGCGGAACCTGCTGGCCGCCTACGGCGCCCGTATCGACCTGGTCGAGACACCGCACCCGGACGGCGGCTGGCAGCAGGCCCGCCGCGACCGGGTCACCGCGCTGCGCGAGGCGCACGGCGGTTTCTGCCCGGACCAGTACCACAACCCCGACAACGCCGACGCCTACCAGCCCTTGGCCCTGGAACTCGCCGCGCAGCTGGGCCGCGTCGACGTGCTGGTCTGCTCCGTCGGCACCGGCGGGCACTCCGCCGGGACCGCGCGGGTGCTGCGCGAGTTCTTCCCCGGTCTGAAGCTGGTCGGCGTCGACGCGTGCGGGTCCACGATCTTCGGCCAGCCGGCCCGGACTCGGCTTATGCGCGGGCTCGGCAGCAGCATCCTGCCGCGCAACGTCGACTACCCCGCCTTCGACGAGGTCCACTGGGTCGCCGCCGCCGAAGCGGTATGGGCGTGCCGGCGCCTGGCCGCCGGGCACTACATCAGCGGCGGCTGGAGCGTCGGCGCGGTCGCGCTGGTCGCCTCCTGGCTGGCCCGGACCCTGCCCGGCGACACCCGCATCGCCGCGGTCTTCCCCGACGGCCCGCACCGCTACGCAGAAACCGTCTACAGCGACGACTACTGCCACCGCCACGACCTGCTCGGCCACCCGCCCGCACTCGGTCCGCAGCAGCTGGACCATCCCGGCGAGGCCGAGGCGACCCGCTGGACGCGCTGCACCCGCGTCATCGACCCGGCCGGGAACACGCCGTGA